Genomic DNA from Anoplopoma fimbria isolate UVic2021 breed Golden Eagle Sablefish chromosome 22, Afim_UVic_2022, whole genome shotgun sequence:
GTTTATAATAAATACCAAGGTGCCAAATCTGTGAGTCAGACATTATTTTGAAACACAAGTTCCGTTAAGGTGACACAGGTAGAGCTGAGGGATCGTCTCTTTATATATTGAAATAACGACTTTTTAAAATCCTATTTTCAAACAGTTGCAGCTCTTACCTATGTGTACAAAATTGACTGAAAGTTTAGATGGCAGTTGTAAAGACACTTTTCTCCAAATGGCTGCACTCAAGTAAAAATGAACCTTTGTAGTTTAACAGTGTAAACAAGCGATACCTTGAGTTGTACCTAAATTCAAACGCaacattggtaaaaaaaaaaataatcacaagtAGATGTGATGGTAGTAAAGCCCTAAAATGGGAGCTTTAAGAAGTCTCTAACCTCTTCTGGAGGGAGGAACACCATTCCTCCAAAACATGGTCCCTCTTTTGTGGTTTTCATGTTGGTGAGCATTTGATTATATTTCTCCACTCATTTATTCAGATTTAACTCTTGCATCCCAAGTGTGCCTCTCAGTATTAAGACTACACTTCCCATGCACCACCTTGCCTCCCCTCACAACAATGTGGTTGCATAAGACCAAATGTTATTTTCCTCAGTGAGGAATGATGTGTtaatattataacaatatatataactttGAAAAAAGGCACATAATGCATGTGTCCAAATGTGTTCTCTTTGATGATTAAAGCAATTTAGAGTGAGATCTGGAAATATGTAGAAAAGCAAATAACACTGATAAACTATTTAGTCTGTCACGGATAAAAagttatctttctttctttttgcaaaatTAAAGCCGCTGTATCATGGATATCCAAATACTTTCAAAGAAGCACACTGTATGCAGACGACAATCATTTTTTACATCCTTATTGGTCACCAGTATCGGACTGACTTGACCCTTTATTCAGAACATTAAAGACAATTCCTGAAATAAACCCTCAAAAAAGCACTCTCACCTCAAAACCCAAACAATActgcaaatacagaaaagaacacacacacacagacacacacagcatcttTGAAGAGAGGGCAGTACTGTGCAGCGGTTACCTCACCAGCACTGTGACTGTCACCAACTGCTCCATTCAAACAGCTCCACACGTGCTCAGCACAAAAGGACAAAGCTGTATTGAACTGAACAGAGCCGCTCGCTCACAGGCTGCAGCTGTACCTGGTGCAGAGTgtcacaatacaatacaatacaactttatttatccagcaatttgtttgagcagcttgcatacacacacaaacacacacacacacacacacaactacggAGCATttagtagacacacacacacacacacacacacacacacacacacacacacacacacacacacacacacacacacacacacacacacacacacacacacacacacacacacacacacacacacacacacacacacacacacacacacacacacacacacacacacacacacacacttagatgTAGAGGAGAAACTTCAGCTGGTTTGTGATATGAATATCTTGGGAATAAAGATGCATACAAATATTCTGCTCTTATTAAAGCCTGTGTTACAATATGCAGGATGAGAATTTCTCACTGCTACCCGTCGTTGTGAATATAAGTCGCCGAAACGCTACAAAGGAGAAGGGTGCATTCCTTTCATGTAAACGGTTTCCATGGCAACGGCTCTCCCGTTCTCCCACTGTGGAGAGTGAGCgcggggggagagagagagagagagagagagagagagagagagagagaagcgtTAGCATGGAGAGGTGTCGCCTCACCGCCTCTGATGCAACTAGCTGCCCAGCTGGTGCAACTTCAGAGGGCTGGGAGATAATTCAACATGATAATTTATCATCTTTCAGTGGAAGAAATAATTTATCTAGATATCGTGACACACAATTATGCCATCTAAACAACCAAAGACTAACTCAAATAGTCAGTTAAATCAATCTAGTTGTCTTAATCTACATTTTTTGCACCCAAGCTCTTAATAAAATGAgaagtcaaatatttatttcacacagaagtatacaaaaaaaaaaggctttaccATTTGAACAACCAGGAAACAGGAAAGGAAATAAGTATTTGGCCATATCTCAAAGTCAGAAGTTGAATGCTTTGATACGAATATTAATATCAGATCTATACAGAAGTATCTGCACACCAGACAACGTCATGATGTCTATATCGTTCCAGGAACTCTACGGTCCTGCACAGACCCCTGATTTCAACCCATCCAACATCTTTGTGATGAACTGagaaccagaccagaaccaCATCAGTGCTGGACCTCCTCAGTAAATGTGGGAGCTTTCATTAACTGACCACTGATTCAAAAGAGAGCGGtccagcacaaacacatttctttgaAAAGACTCCAGACTTTATTCTGAAAGCGTGGCAGAGCAGCCTCACACCATCTCCTCAGGGTGCTAAGCTGCCTGTTCGGCTGAGGCCGTGGGAGCCGTTGCCTCCGCTCTGCCTCCGCGCACACACTGAAAGCCCAAACAGTGACTCATCAATCAGACCAGGATCTCTTTCAACAAGCTGACATCTGGATTGATAACCTATAATCTGCTTTTTCCAGGTTAGCCGTCAATAAAGCGCCAGACATGaaatctattattttttttaaatccctggAGGCACATGCAGTAACCATGACAACGTGGAACGCAAACCCAAGACACCAGTATGGATTCACAGGTCTCGACTTTTCAGATATCAGTCGAATATTTGGCTGGAATATTGAGCTCAGCAGCCGCACGTCTGCTCAAATTTTCCTCTActacttcctcttcttctgtggtgcatGACATAATTAAGTGATGCATGTAATCATGCAGACACGCAGGTCATGTGACCCCGGGCCTGATCTGCTTAAGGCTACAAGAAGTGGACAGATTACAGTCTGTCAGGTCTACTGTCCTGCTGAGAAGCATTAGTCACTTTGAAGTGAAGAAGGAGAGGTAACTTTAGATCTAGTCaccttttatacatttaaaacatgtaagACGGttcttctgacattttatagaacaaatgcttaattaattaataaagaaaatataattggAAGACTGAGTAACAAAAATAGTAGCATAACATATCTCTCCAAAATCTCTGAACTGTCAGGGgtcgagttgcattgtgggtaatgtagatGACTAGTTAtggcaaagaagaagaatgtacggattaaaaaagatgatatcttcttttaatcaaatttagatctttaaaaaaaagaaaaaagtctatTGGGAGTCGAAGTTTAATGCTATATAATCTTTTCTTAACATAAACAAATGCAATTCAACACCTACAACTACTTACAAGTTGCAACACTGTTTTTCTGTATGTAAAGGATGGTAAATGATTTGCTTCCAGCATCATTTTTAAGTTGAAACTCAAGAAATTGACGTTCATTTTGGTGTCAGACTGCCTCTTTCAAAAGTCAGACAGAGCATCCAGCTATAAAGTCTAACAAGAAACAATTTAAGAGTTCTTTATGGCCAAGATTTATGTTGTGAGTCAGTGAAGAACGTGTTTTTTGGCAAGACACCTTAAAGCTGTGTACATCCGTTTAAAATAGCCCAGAGGAGAGCTACATCCTGTAATCTAATCAGCTGTCTCTGCCTTGGTGTTGAGTCTGTGGGCGAGTAAAAGATatctaatgaaaacaaaaaagggaatgGATTAAAATAACCTCTAAACAGCCACATCTAGAGATCACAGTAAGGCCTAGGTAAAGTGTTCACAAGTCTGAAACATAAAGCACTCCACTAATGCATTTCTATGTCGTGGAAAACTGACAAATGTGAAATTAGTAACACTCTTGAGACTGAACTCCACGGAGACGATTCCTGCATCGTTCATTAGACGGAGATAAACTCCTTCACCCTTAGAACATCCACACACACGGAAACACGACTATTTAACTGCACACCTTAAAACAAAGAAGATTCTTGCATCtgcattgcattgcattctggtctatTGAGGCTTTTGTCTCGCCCTTTAAATCTAGTGGAACAATGGTCAAATGAGACGACCAGCTACTGTATCAACAGGCATTTTGGATCCAAACTCAGTTTCTGTATCACGCTGGTTGTACTGGGCATCTCCCAGTGAGAACAAGACAAGCACAATGGAACCAAGCCCTTGTTTTTATCtgcaattttattttactattggCTCCCTTAAAAGGAGACAATATCCATCCAGAAATGGTTCAACTGTAAACCTAAAATGTATCTTCTTGCTGTGACATTTCTTGGGAGCACATATGTAATGTTCTAGCAGTACTCTGAACAGTTTGGTAACAAATCCAAAAGGTGTGACATCACTCACTTAGCTCCTCTGAGACGCACAACTTCTAATTTAACACCCTGTGACAACTGTTTCTTGCGCAGTCGACTCTCTTGCTGCAGAGCACAAAATCAAAGTCATTTTCTTTCCGTGATCAAACAGTTTCGACAACCTCGTACCTTGTTCCAGGCGGAGGGACAGCGATCTTCTGGCGGCCTCCACCTCTGATTTGGGACTGTCCAGAACCTGCCGGCACCACTGCAGAGATGTGACGGTGTCGTCTCTGGAGACTCTGGCTTTTGATGGAACATACAACctggaaagagaaacacagattgAAATACTGAGAGTCAAACTTTGGAGAATCATTCATGCACaagagtctgcagccatgctagcagctctgtgatctCTTTGATGCCAACATGTAGGTGTTCACCATGCTTTCCATCTGAACTAGGCATGATATTCATCCCTAAACACAAGTGCCTTTTCTGCAAGGCATTTACAAAAAGTAGTGCTTCAACTAATCATTACTTTCAGCACAGATTAATCAGCCGGTTAGatatgaggaagaggagcggaTCAGATAACGATGGCAGCCCTGAATTCTCTTCCTTCACATGTTTTTGCTCTGCAGGCAACACGGAGGGAGCTGAATTACAGATTACAACCTTCCCTGACATCAGGTGAGACCTGAaggggaaacacaaacacacttcagtTACTATTCCTAGACATGTCTGCAATGTGAATACGGCAAATTAAAGATGAATGCAAATGTGCTGCAGTGCAGAATCAGTCCCTCTCTTTACTCTTCAAAGAGGACTTTGATCTCCCGTGTGTCCACCCTCACTAATATAAATGGGGTCGAccaaatattagaaacacctctcagtttAATGCAATACAATGCAACAGCACTGCAAACTGCAGCCTCCAAAAATGGCCACcaagttgaatcaacacctctttGAAACAGTTGCAACAAAAAACTGAAGTCATATCTTTATTAATGTAGGAATTTATTGCAGGACCGAATTTCTATTGCAATGTTTGCAGTGCATAGCTGTTGATCAATTAAAATGAGTTGATCCGTTTcaaatattgttctttattgttATCAATATCTTTGATAACATTGGAGTTTCTTCACTGTTGGAGTAGAAACCTAAGCAGTCTGAAGTTGCCAAATTCTAATAAACACCTTATTGATTAACAGAAATGGCTCCATTAATGGGAACAAATGAGAATAACTTATTCGCAGCCCTAAAACTAAACTATTCAAACTGGCTTCCAATTGGTTTATTTGCATGACATGTCAGTCAGTCCACTCTGCAGGGTGCAACATAATGAGCAAAACTTTAGTTCCTGATTTTGAACTGGTGTCTTTCcaacattttaatgtctttttcagTGGAGGTCAATAAATGAGGGTCTTTCTGCAGGTTTTTGAAAgacattaaagcaaaaaaataattacaccAACTCATGGGAATTCGAGTCCCTGTGTGGCACTGTGGTAGAGCAAGGCACCAATGTGAAATCATTTTGGATATGAATGTGTGGCCTGCACAGAGGGAGAATGGCAGCGTAATGCAGTGCTGATAGCAGGCCTGATCACAAGTGGCGTCTGCTCTCTGCTAATCACCTCCACGGCGCGTGTCTTTGTGTTGCAGGAGGCACCAGACACAATGAGGCAATCAGGCTCAATTAACAGACAGCACCGACATCACGCATGCAGGGGGTCACTGAAGCAAGTGCACAACGCAACACATGGCTGGAAATGATATCAGTTACCATGTTTCATCAGATTGGTCCGAGCAGCACAGAGCATCGAAATCCAAAAGTTCCAGCTCATCCAGAACCGACGGCTCGGatccgtcctcctcctcctcctcctcctcctccgctgcaGCCCGGTGGAAATACTCGAAAGGATCCTCCAAGGACGCCTGACACATGAGGGTGGGCAGCGGGCTGGGGAGGCAGTACCCCCCGGTGGTGCCGAGCATGCACGCCGGGGTTGGAGACGTCCCGTGCGGGCCGCCCGAGCAGCTACTGGCTCGGGTCCGCAGCTGCTCGTTCTGCCGCTCCAGTTTGCGGACCAGCTCCTGCAGCTTCTTCACCTCCAGCTCTGCGTTCACGGTGTTGCTGTTGCAGTCCACCTCCGTCATTATGGCATGGCTTAACACCGCTGCCTCCATTGGGAACTAGGAGTCAAAATGAACGCCGTCAGAGCCGCTGCCTCACCTCCACTCTTAAGGAGAAGCGGAGGACAGGTAGGGccgagctgctgcagctgcggAGGCGGCGCTCATTATCCTCGCACTGATTTCTATTCGGGTGAAGCGAGTAGTCTAGTCTGGACTccacccctcctccaccaccacaccACCCAGCAcagcctccacctccacctccctcacCCACTACTCCCACTACAGGTAGTCATGGCACCTGTAATACTATAAATCAGGATctaatatctaaaaaaaaaaagatctgtgcaggtttttttttttgcactgtaAACATACATCATCAGACCCATTTTAACCAATTGtctaatctttttttgtttgtttctagcAGATGCACTGCACCAAGCATTGTAAGTCATTTATCAGAATCCATTTAATTGTTGACCTAATTGCCCTTAATAGATAGTATAATTAGTAGCAGAGGCCACGCATGCTCAACATGTGCGTTTGGCGCCATCTTGTGGTTGAATCTGGTTATTACATGATGGAAACCACATGCATCCGCAGGTAGGGAAAAGTTAATCACTGAAAATGTTGGACAAACAATTGATAAGAAAtacaattgttatttttaagtGCTATATTATAATCTTAGTTATTAATAAATTACAAATGGCAAACATTTGCACATATATTATAAGTCTAAAAGTTAAAtgctgacaaaacatttttaagaaaacatctaaaattaagcacaaggggaaaaaaatgaaaaacactaaTACCAAGAAAACATGTACTtctatatgaaaaaaaactttaatataTTGATATCCATCTTGTTCATTTGTTCCTTGACACACACTTCCCTCTGGTGGCTGAAGGGCCTCACTGCAGCTTGATGAGTCGGGGTTCCATATTGAAAAATGGCGGCCTGTTCTCTCTTTGATTGTGTTCATCCAAGAGCTTAAATAAACTGAAGTGACAGGGCTTCTGGGGAACAGATAAGTTAAACTGGGGAAACATTAACACCAGAAGTCAGACTGAATGTTTCATATCAGAGTTCAGGGGAGTTGATTTTCTTCCTCAGCGTTTATTCCAGGTGAATTTCTTTCTTGCTCCCTCCTGGCCcggcttcttcctctccctcactctgGGGTCGGGGGTCAGCAGACCAGCtgcaagtaaaaataaagaataaagaagatAAAATCATGAGACAAAATGCACCCAACACCTATGCACAGCTAAGTTGCTTTTTggattgatgtgttttaataattttatgTTCTGTTCAGCTGCATCTCAGTGTGTTATGTGTTCACTAACATCTGAGATTTGACTGGTTGGCTGTTTTTATGAGCCATTTCTGTTGAAAAACCTAATAAGGAAATAATTTGACAAGCATGGATTTAGTAAAAAAATTACAATGTTGTGCTTGAATATTTCTATAAACAAGTAAAACAGTCACTTCTTGCTTGATAATTAAACTTTGAACTTGCTCATTTGTATGGATTACCAGTTACAAATAAGTTTAAAGTTTGTGCAAGTTGaatttcaaaacacaaaacaatcagAAGGTTGGAAGGCAGGAAATATTCATTGTGTGCTATGGAAAATAATtggtaattataataatttcttaTCAATGCTTTTAAAgataagaaacaataaaaacaaatacaattacagaatcacaaaacacaaggacaaaaatattatgttaaaagtaatttaaaaaataaaatggcataaGAACCcacagaaacattaaatgagaaaaacgTTTTTCCTTTAATATATCTGAAGAAGGGATTAAAAAATGGTGCAAAACCACCTCTAAAATAAAGTGACGTCCCACCTTGTCTCATGGTCTCCACCTCCCCCTCAGACAGGAAGCTGAGGAGGGCCCGAGACACGGCGAGCCGCAGCGCCCCCGCCTGGCTGGACCGCCCGCCGCCGCTCACGGTGCACTCCAGGTCGAAGCGTCCCAGCATGCCCACGAACTGAAGCGGGAACATCAGCtgctctctttaaaaaaaaaaaaaaaaaaaaaaaaaaaaggagaaaatgaccAGGAGATAATAAAAAGGGAGGTGaaagaatgaaatgaatggTTAGAGCAGGAGTGTGTGCTATTTAACAGATAGCGGTATCAACGGAGGAGGCTTAGCTAATTTAATGTCTGGTTGGGTGACTTTTCAGACAAGCAGAGAGGATCCAAGCGCTGTGAAAAGCTTTCTTTTACAATCTCACCACCACATATTACAGAATAACTTCTGACTCAGCAGGAAAAGGATGaggttgtgtgcgtgtgtgtgcgtgtgtgtgtctcaggctGAATGGCCTTTAGCTGCTGACAAAGTCAATTGTCACCTCTCTGCTCCAATTACAGCTCGTCCTCACACTGCGTGACAAAACCGGGCTCTGGACATTCAcgcacacaccaacacacaatcACTCAACTGTGTAATTAACTGACTACAaggagataaataaaaaaaaacaggcgaGGCTGTGTAGAGTgaaaaagctgctttttaaaaaaaaaaaaaaaaaaaaaaaaatgaagggggAGGAAGTAAAACGCATCACATTTTAAGGAATCTTCAAACGAGGCAGCAGAGGAGCTGcgatgtgggggaaaaaaaaagctttattgcTCACAGAGGAAACGCTCACACAGCTCTCCTACCTGTCCTGTAGTACGGGGAGGTAGTGCAGGTAGTCTTGGTTGTTGATGGTGATGCGTCCGGAGCCGCTGTCTCGAAGAACCACAGAGGAGGTAGACGTCTTCCTACGACCTGAGacgaaagaaaaacacacttttatctCCATTTTCAACAGATTAAGAAGTCACTGTAGGTAAGTGTGTTTAGTTGGTGTGACAACGTGGGGGAGAACACCATTTGTCCCCATATAAATCCAAACATGTTTGTCAATTGTTTGTTTAGCCATAATCCATCATGATCTGTCATTGCAGAAACTAACTATCccgggtttgtttgtgttttgtattttatttaattacagatCATATAACAGCAACATCACTGGTTAAAGTAAACACAGACAGGTATTGTATGGTTTAGGTATTTATTGATTCAGTTCTGCAGTTCAATAACTAATCATCTATGTTTGTAACTTATCATACCCACCATGTTTTCCACAGTCTAAAAGGAGGAGGTGCCCAAACATTTCCTCTATTTATACACTGGatgacatcagcagtgatgtcatgggGTTAAACCAagtggacacagacacacacacacacacagacagacagacacacacacacatagatgttCTCTTATGCATGGTTGCAAGTATATAACTGTATATATGGTGAATTATCTAAGTGGTTTAGATCAGAAGGTTTGTAGTAAGATAAAGTCATTGCTGTGTGCAAGTgatgtttgtttaaatttacTTAACAGTTTTTATGAGTTGAGTTTTATTTGGTTAAGCCAagttacagtttttctcagttgttagcacacaaaaagcaaaaattcGGCACAGTttgcacaaccttcacttcatgtaccaatcgctcgacccaatttggcactacttcacactcccttatctgcattagactctgactttccttctttacactctgatgtcaattacacatcaccttgttgtcaaaacactacacacaatgttcagttgttgcacacacttctcaagtaaaatctcaaagcatcaacctacaacacacaaatattcaaatctctaaacattcaggtctgttgagcaatttgCAAGAGAACAACGCTATCACACTCTGACCACGCTACATTCAGGAACGTCCAGACTGTCAGGccggtttacagtactgtactgtactgttctctgtgtgtaccgaaataaaacttttttgctgcatatttgtgtgctgttttatgtttgactatgaaaaaagtaggcctacactgagacattttacaaaaggagaaatggctcattctccagagtcgttgtcattcatatggtgtgttccatttctatgattgtgttttcaattttgcacttcagtgtgctgtaaatgcttaGTTAtgtgtactcaatgaatggtatgtgtgtgtcatttgaaaatatggctgtgtgtaccaaatgaaaacacaagttccattttgtgaacagttaagagatttgatggcaaagagtcatcttgcaaagggagtgtcaggtttagcattttgtgtgtgaggttttcagttttgtgtgtgcagttttgagaaagccgttattgttttgagaaacgtgtgttaacaattgtgaaaaactgtaactgtttctttgttttatatatatatatatatatatatatatatatattttggttacACGTGTATCAGGGtcacattttgtaaataaacacctTTTTGTTCTCTGAACAAAGTTTCCCGTGTCTGCCTCCTACCACTTCACTAGCCACTCCGGTCAGGCTTCCTGCTTACTAGTCCGAGTTTGTTTCTCCCTGTAGATTTCAAACAATTTTCTTTCACCATCTTTTTAAAGTTAATGTAAAAAGATCTGGCTGGAGTAACATAACCTACACCCATTTCCCATCAGTGTGACCAATCTACATCCTATCAGTGGGGATGATCAATGACACTGAAGCAAGTAGTAAAAAATGTGCGTATCTACCGTCTGCGGTGCTGAAGGCCACGCCCCTTTCATCTCGCTCCAGTGTCGGCACCATTTGCTTACTGGACAGGGCCTCCAGTTGCCGGCGGTAACGCTCGACAAACCCCTCCTCTGTGGCGCAGTAGGGCATGGACAGCAGGCGCTCCATCAACTGGATGAAGCGATTGTACTGAAGAGAACATAAAAAAGACGTTTAAGTATGTTAAACTCAactctgctgcagtgaaatcAAAATAAGTGTGACAGACGAGTTTACAAGAGGAGGAATAGACTTCTTACATCATGGGTTGTGATGGACTCAACCAGCAGCGTTTCCAGTTCGTCCTTTGTGAGCCACCTGCTTGTG
This window encodes:
- the mrps9 gene encoding 28S ribosomal protein S9, mitochondrial, giving the protein MAASSVRTVGSILGRCGRHSSSLNTVSSQFGRKVLSRQICVSSALQRKNLAAAGPEKFTMEFIQKQVEEFNIGKRHLANMMGEDPENFTQEDIDRSIAYLFPSGLFDKKARPLMKHPEEIFPRQRAVQWGADGRPFHFLFYTGKQSYFSLMHELYGKTLKIEKHQDRLRAKGLFSKDHKQMSLGTSRWLTKDELETLLVESITTHDYNRFIQLMERLLSMPYCATEEGFVERYRRQLEALSSKQMVPTLERDERGVAFSTADGRRKTSTSSVVLRDSGSGRITINNQDYLHYLPVLQDREQLMFPLQFVGMLGRFDLECTVSGGGRSSQAGALRLAVSRALLSFLSEGEVETMRQAGLLTPDPRVRERKKPGQEGARKKFTWNKR